In Actinopolyspora saharensis, the genomic window CGTGGCCGTAGAGCACCGCGGGGACCTTGCCCGCACGACGAGTCCTGCGCGCGGCTCCCTTGCCGAACTCGGTGCGCTTTTCCACTGCGAGACGTACTTCGGACACGGTGACGTACTCCTTGGCGTCGGGCTGACGTGCATCAGTCGCTGACCTGCGGCGGCGCGACGCGCGACTGGTGTGGTGGAACGGAGCGTCGAACGCTCACCGGAGTCCGAACCGGGGCCGATGCGCCGACGGAACCCCGCCGGCGATCGCCAGCCGCCACGCCGATAACGCCGGGATTTCACCCGACCTCGCCGAGGCAACCAGGCCATTGTATGCCCCGGTTGTTCGAGCTGCTCAAGCGGTGGGTGCGGCCACGCCGCGCGCGGTCTCCGGCGCGGGGCGGAACCCTCCGCGCGACCTCCTCGGGCAGGGGTGCGTGCGGTTTCGATGGCGACGCGCGGTGTTGTCAATACTTTCCGTGTCAGCCCTGCGGGTATTACTTTGATCCGCATGAGTGCCGAGACCACCGTGGACGGTTCGGAGAACACCGGTTGGGCCAGTCGGTTACGCCGCGTCGGCCCCGGGGTCATGGCCGCGGCCACCGGGGTCGGGGCGGGCGACCTGGTGGCCACCCTGGTGGCCGGTTCCCGATTCGGGTACACCCTCTTCTGGGCGGTCCTGCTCGGGACCGTGTTCAAACTGGGGCTCGGCGAGGCCGTGGGGCGATGGCACCTGGGTTCGCAGCGCACCATCCTGGCCGGTTGGCGCTCCCTGGGGAGCTGGGCGACCACCTTCTTCGGCGCGTACATCGTGATCTGGGGGTTCGTCTACGGAGCCACGGCCATGTCCGCCACCGGGCTCCCGCTGAACGCCCTGTTCCCCTGGCTGTCCGTGCGCTACTGGGGGATGATCTGCGGAGTGCTCGGCCTGGCCCTGGTCTGGTACGGGCGCTACCGCCTGCTCGAACGCCTGATGACCTTGCTCGTCGGGGTGATGTTCGTCGCCGTGGTGGGAACGGCGGTGCTGGTCGGCCCCGACCTGACCGCGCTCGGCGGCGCGGTGGCCCCGCGACTGCCCGACGGCTCCCTGGCCTACGTGCTCGGCCTGATGGGAGGCGTCGGAGGCACCATCACCATGGCGGCCTACGGGTACTGGACCATGGCGAAGGGGTGGCACGCTCCGCGCTGGATCCCCTTCATGCGCACAGACAACGCCGTCGGCTACGTCACGACCGGCGTGTTCGTGGTGGCCATGCTGATCGTCGGTTCGGAACTGCTGCTCGGGCAGGGGATCACCGAGGGCGACCAGGGGCTGCTCGAACTGGGCGGACGGTTGGCAGCCGAGTACGGCCAGTGGGCGCGCCTGCCCTTCCTGATCGGGTTCCTGGCGGTGACGTTCACCTCGCTGCTCGGCGTGTGGAACGGGGTCAGCCTGCTGTTCGCGGACTGGTGGCGAACCTGGCGACTGCCGCGCGCGGAAAGCCTCGACTCGTTGCAGGATCACGAGCGGGTGGCGCTCCCGCGCAGCACCGCCTACCGCGGCTACGTGGTGTGGCTGACCATCCCGCCCATGGCGCTGCTCTTCCTCGACCAGCCGTTCCAGCTGACCATCGCCTACGGGGTGCTCGGCGCGCTGTTCATGCCCTTCCTGGCCGGAACCCTGCTGTTCCTGCTGAACTCGCGCCGGATGCCCGCCGCCCACCGCTCGCGCTGGGCGTCCAACACCGTGCTGACCCTGTGCCTGGTGTTGTTCGGGGTGTTGGCAGTGCACAAGTTGCTCGGCTACTTCGGGTGAATCCCTGTGGGGGAACTCTGCGTGGGTGGCCGGTTAGCCGGCACGTGAGTCGGCGCCTTGCTGTGTTGGGCCGCTCTTGAGTAGCGACCTACGCGGCGAGCGGCCCGGCCTCGCAATGCATCCGACTCACGCACCGGAGCTTCTCGTCCTGCCCAGGCTCAAAGCACTTACCTTGGGCGGCTCGCTCTGCGTGGCGGTGCCGGTGGTGGAACCTTGGTCGGCGCCCGGCTGCGGGTGCCCAGACATCGGGTAGCGGCCTACACAACGTCGGGGCCGTCCTCGCCGGGCACTCGACTGAGAACCCGCGGCGGTGCCGACTGCGCAGGCTCAGAGCGCTTGCGTTGGGGTGCCAGGCTTCTCGAGGACTCGCTTGGCGTAGGGGGTTGCGTGGCGGTGCGGGTGGCGGAACCTCTCGCGGGCTCTCGCTGCGGGATCCTCGACATCGGGTAGCGACCTACACAACGTCGAGGCTGTCCTCGCCGGGCACTCGACTGAGAACCCGCGGCGGTGCCGACTGCTCGGGCTCAAGGCGCTTGGACTGAACGGTGCCCTTCTTCCGGGAGTTCCTGGCGGTTGGATGAGTGGCCTCGCTGCTCGGGAGACGCCCGATCGTGCAGGTGACGAGGAGCCGCCGAGCTGGGGAGGTCTCCCGGCGCGAACCGCCGTGGAAGATCCGGGCAAGCCGAGGTCCGGGCGGCGGAGCCCCGGGGAAGTCGGGACTCCGCCGCCCGGCACCGGATGCGTTATGCCTGGCCGTTGAACAGCCCGGTCACCGAGCCGTCCTCGAACACCTGGTGCACCGCCTTGGCGATCAGCGGTGCGATCGAGAGCACGGTGAGCTTCTCGAAACGCTTCTCCTCGGGGATGGGCAGGGTGTTGGTCATCACGACCTGCTTCGCCCCGCTGTTGGAGAGCCGCTCCACGGCCGGGCCGGACAGCACGCCGTGGGTGGCCGCGATGATCACGTCCTTGGCCCCGGACTCCAGCAGCTGCTCGGTGGCCTTGACGATGGTTCCGCCGGTGTCGATCATGTCGTCGACCAGCACGCAGAGCCTGCCCTCGACGTCACCGACCACGCGGTTGGCGACCACCTCGTTGGGCTTGGTGGGGTCGCGCGTCTTGTGGATGAACGCGAGCGGAGTACCCCCCAGGTTGTCGGCCCACTTCTCGGCGACGCGGACCCGGCCGGAGTCCGGCGAGACGACGGTGATCCGCTCCTCGGAGTAGGCGTCCCTGACGTAGTCGGACAGCACCGTCTGGGCGAGCAGGTGGTCGACCGGGCCGTCGAAGAAGCCCTGGATCTGGTCGGTGTGCAGATCCACGGTGAGGATGCGGTCGGCCCCCGCGGTCTTGAACAGATCGGCCATCAGGCGGGCCGAGATGGGCTCGCGACCCTTGTGCTTCTTGTCCTGCCTGGCGTAGGCGTAGAACGGCATGACCACGGTGATGCGCTTGGCGCTGCCGCGCTTGAGCGCGTCGACCATGACCAGCTGTTCCATCACCGCTTCGTTGATCGGGTCGCTGTGCGACTGGATGACGAAGGCATCGCAACCGCGCACCGACTCGTCGTAGCGGACGAAGATCTCGCCGTTGGCGAACTCGTACGCCGCCTGCGGAGTGACGGTAACGTCCAGGTGCTTGGCGACCTCCTCGGCCAGTTCCGGGTGGCTGCGTCCGGAGAAGAGCTTGAGGCTCTTCTTCGGCGTCGCAGACATGGCGCTCACGGTCATCGTCCCCTCCCGTTGACGCTGAAAAGCTCGGGTGTCACTCGTCGGTTTCGGTGGAGTTGTCACGGTCGGCCAGCGCACGCTGGGCGGCCTCGTCGGCGGCTGTGCCCGGGCGCCGTTTGGCTACCCAGCCCTCGATGTTGCGTTGCCTCCCCCGGGCGACCGCCATCGCGCCAGGAGGAACGTCTTCGGTGATGACCGATCCGGCCGCGGTGTAGGCACCGTCGTCGACCCGTACCGGGGCCACGAACATGTTGTCGGCACCGGTGCGGGAATAAGAACCGATCACCGTGTGATGTTTGGCCACGCCGTCGTAGTTGACGAAGACCGTGGCGGCCCCGATGTTGCTGTGCGTTCCGATCGTGGCGTCACCGACGTAGCTCAGGTGCGGGACCTTACTTCCCTCGCCGATCTCGGCGTTTTTCACCTCGACGAAGGTTCCCACTTTACCGTCGCTGCCCAATCGAGCACCGGAACGAAGATAGGCGAACGGTCCGACCGAGGCGGCGGGGCCCACCTCGGCGTTCTCCCCGTGGGAGCGCACCACGTGCGCCCCGGTGCCGACCGAGCAGTCGGTCAGCGTGGTGTCCGGGCCGATGTGAGCTCCCTCGGCGACGCTCGTGCCGCCGCGCAGCTGCACGTTCGGTTCGAGCACCACGTCCCGGTCGAGCACGACGTCGCTGTCCAGCCAGACGCTGGAAGGGTCGGTGACCGTGACGCCCTCGCGCATCCAGTGCCGCACCAGTCGGCGGTTGTGCTCCGCGGACACGGAGGCCAGCTGCACGCGGTCGTTGACGCCTTCCACGAGCCAGTTGTCCGCGCAGACCAGCGCACCGACCCCGCGCCCCTCGCCGCGGGCGATTTCCACCACATCCGTGAGGTAGAGCTCGCCCTGGGAGTTGTCGGTGGACAACCGCCGCAACGCGGTGTCGAGGAAGCGGGCGTCGAAGGCGTAGACCCCCGAGTTGATCTCCCGGACGGCCGCCTGCTCCGAATCGGCGTCCTTCTGCTCCACGATGGCGGTGACGTCCCCCGCGCCGTCGCGCAGGACCCTGCCGTAGCCGTGCGGCTCGTCGACCACGGCGGTGAGCACCGTCACCGCGTCGTTCCGACGTCTGTGCTCGCGCAGCAGACTCGCCAGCGTGTCCGCGTCCAGCAGCGGGATGTCCCCGTAGGTGACCACCACGGTCCCAGAGCTGTCCCGCTGGTCCGTCGCGCACCGCACCGCGTGCCCGGTGCCGAGTTGTTCTTCTTGCACCACGGGGGTGATGCCCCGGTCGAGTTCGGATTCCAGCCGTTCCAGATGTTGGCCGACGGCCTGCCTGCCGTGCCCGATCACCACGCTCAGCTCGTCGGGGGCGATACCCGCGGCTGCGCGGACGGAGTGTTCCAGTAGTGATCTTCCCGCGATCCGGTGCAGCACCTTCGGGGTCGCGGATCTCATGCGAGTGCCCTCGCCCGCGGCCAGCACGAGCACACTCACCGGGTCGGAGGACATGCCGTCCGAAGGCGGCTGGGCAGTGACGCCCTCGAGCATCGATG contains:
- a CDS encoding ribose-phosphate diphosphokinase; protein product: MSATPKKSLKLFSGRSHPELAEEVAKHLDVTVTPQAAYEFANGEIFVRYDESVRGCDAFVIQSHSDPINEAVMEQLVMVDALKRGSAKRITVVMPFYAYARQDKKHKGREPISARLMADLFKTAGADRILTVDLHTDQIQGFFDGPVDHLLAQTVLSDYVRDAYSEERITVVSPDSGRVRVAEKWADNLGGTPLAFIHKTRDPTKPNEVVANRVVGDVEGRLCVLVDDMIDTGGTIVKATEQLLESGAKDVIIAATHGVLSGPAVERLSNSGAKQVVMTNTLPIPEEKRFEKLTVLSIAPLIAKAVHQVFEDGSVTGLFNGQA
- the glmU gene encoding bifunctional UDP-N-acetylglucosamine diphosphorylase/glucosamine-1-phosphate N-acetyltransferase GlmU; translation: MLEGVTAQPPSDGMSSDPVSVLVLAAGEGTRMRSATPKVLHRIAGRSLLEHSVRAAAGIAPDELSVVIGHGRQAVGQHLERLESELDRGITPVVQEEQLGTGHAVRCATDQRDSSGTVVVTYGDIPLLDADTLASLLREHRRRNDAVTVLTAVVDEPHGYGRVLRDGAGDVTAIVEQKDADSEQAAVREINSGVYAFDARFLDTALRRLSTDNSQGELYLTDVVEIARGEGRGVGALVCADNWLVEGVNDRVQLASVSAEHNRRLVRHWMREGVTVTDPSSVWLDSDVVLDRDVVLEPNVQLRGGTSVAEGAHIGPDTTLTDCSVGTGAHVVRSHGENAEVGPAASVGPFAYLRSGARLGSDGKVGTFVEVKNAEIGEGSKVPHLSYVGDATIGTHSNIGAATVFVNYDGVAKHHTVIGSYSRTGADNMFVAPVRVDDGAYTAAGSVITEDVPPGAMAVARGRQRNIEGWVAKRRPGTAADEAAQRALADRDNSTETDE
- a CDS encoding Nramp family divalent metal transporter, translating into MSAETTVDGSENTGWASRLRRVGPGVMAAATGVGAGDLVATLVAGSRFGYTLFWAVLLGTVFKLGLGEAVGRWHLGSQRTILAGWRSLGSWATTFFGAYIVIWGFVYGATAMSATGLPLNALFPWLSVRYWGMICGVLGLALVWYGRYRLLERLMTLLVGVMFVAVVGTAVLVGPDLTALGGAVAPRLPDGSLAYVLGLMGGVGGTITMAAYGYWTMAKGWHAPRWIPFMRTDNAVGYVTTGVFVVAMLIVGSELLLGQGITEGDQGLLELGGRLAAEYGQWARLPFLIGFLAVTFTSLLGVWNGVSLLFADWWRTWRLPRAESLDSLQDHERVALPRSTAYRGYVVWLTIPPMALLFLDQPFQLTIAYGVLGALFMPFLAGTLLFLLNSRRMPAAHRSRWASNTVLTLCLVLFGVLAVHKLLGYFG